Proteins encoded within one genomic window of Rhododendron vialii isolate Sample 1 chromosome 1a, ASM3025357v1:
- the LOC131332019 gene encoding uncharacterized protein LOC131332019, which produces MEKFLDAGRVLHTWCPFKCLLDVQQMDKVPIHFSRSVAPVRANDELPMSIISDLVCNETVGLMGKLLILWEAYSYDCTYSELVMGMDLDEGGTSDSCTNSKVMLNALSSMDVFNIHLELKEITGEFAIDLGQLVSQKMEKSKKYVSSSTNRPPISPKPFTLIPLSTALPMATSSSEGWQKSYFMTKPHQEPSLEVTNKNPPLVLSKNPITAVEPSSTNIGGITVKTEQGIDYELGGRNLDLNMDIRKLRRLLSNRISAKRSRLRKDQHTNNLEKKLKDLEAEVGVLHPIVESEIDTNKQLRMENRILKEKIRVQEVRAKLSLAQIKENQAEVKRYNELHAAQLRKWSSVKMEALELDPALNFESLTIDPPKSLMD; this is translated from the exons ATGGAGAAGTTTTTGGATGCCGGGCGGGTACTACACACGTGGTGCCCGTTCAAATGTCTTTTGGACG TTCAACAAATGGACAAAGTTCCAATTCATTTCTCAAGATCTGTGGCTCCAGTCCGCGCCAACGATGAGCTACCGATGTCGATCATCTCCGACCTAGTTTGCAATGAGACTGTCGGTTTAATGGGGAAATTGCTAATCTTGTGGGAAGCTTACTCATACGACTGCACTTACTCAG AATTGGTAATGGGTATGGATTTGGATGAAGGAGGAACGTCAGATAGCTGTACAAATTCAAAAGTGATGTTGAATGCACT AAGCTCAATGGACGTATTCAACATCCATTTGGAATTGAAAGAAATTACTGGAGAGTTTGCTATTGACCTTGGCCAATTAGTG TCTCAAAAAATGGAGAAGAGCAAGAAGTAtgtttcttcctccaccaaccGGCCACCAATTAGCCCTAAACCTTTCACTCTGATTCCTTTGTCCACTGCCCTTCCAATGGCCACTAGTTCATCTGAAGGGTGGCAAAAATCCTACTTCATGACCAAGCCTCATCAAGAGCCATCACTAGAAGTTACAAACAAAAACCCACCTTTAGTACTTTCTAAGAATCCAATCACTGCAGTTGAACCATCATCTACTAATATTGGTGGTATTACCGTCAAGACCGAGCAAGGGATTGACTACGAGCTGGGGGGGCGTAACCTAGATCTCAACATGGACATTAGAAAGCTCAGAAG GCTTCTATCGAATCGAATTTCTGCCAAGAGATCCAGATTGAGAAAGGATCAACATACCAATAATCTGGAAAAGAAGTTGAAAGATCTAGAG GCCGAAGTTGGGGTGCTTCATCCTATTGTAGAAAGTGAGATAGATACAAATAAACAGCTGCGAATGGAGAAccgaattttgaaagaaaagataCGTGTTCAAGAAGTTAGAGCCAAACTGTCACTCG CTCAAATTAAAGAGAATCAAGCGGAAGTAAAGAGGTACAACGAACTCCATGCTGCTCAACTAAGAAAATGGAGCTCCGTGAAAATGGAGGCTCTGGAGTTAGACCCTGCTCTGAACTTTGAGTCCCTCACCATCGATCCTCCGAAGAGTTTGATGGATTGA